Proteins from a genomic interval of Methanofollis formosanus:
- a CDS encoding AEC family transporter, with protein sequence MDFVTVFDQILLLFLLVLAGYGARRLDVFDDKTTSGLCSLLVKVTLPALIISSMMVPFSPERLTACGEMLVISVVFYAISLVVAWELPRILKAPETERGVYGFILMFSNTAFMGFPVVEAIFGKEALFYTAVFNLPFNLLVFSIGIIMLKWGAAGEKGRFDPKILLNPGIVSVIIGLILFVTSMRPPLPVAGALESLGSLTTPLSMIVVGAMLARINPAEVFAGWRVYAVTGARLLLMPVIVWAVLVPFVHDPYLLGVPVIMAAMPAAAFAAILAEECHTDTKLASQGVFLSTLFCVGTIPFVALLVA encoded by the coding sequence ATGGACTTTGTCACGGTCTTTGACCAAATTTTACTTCTCTTTCTCCTGGTGCTGGCAGGATACGGCGCCCGACGTCTTGATGTCTTTGACGACAAGACGACCAGCGGACTCTGCAGTCTGCTGGTGAAGGTGACCCTGCCGGCCCTGATCATCTCCTCGATGATGGTCCCGTTCAGTCCGGAGCGGTTGACGGCATGCGGAGAGATGCTCGTCATCTCGGTCGTCTTCTATGCGATCTCCCTGGTCGTCGCCTGGGAGCTCCCCAGAATACTCAAGGCACCCGAAACCGAGCGTGGGGTGTACGGGTTCATTCTGATGTTCTCGAACACGGCGTTCATGGGATTCCCGGTCGTTGAAGCGATCTTCGGCAAGGAGGCGCTCTTCTACACTGCAGTCTTTAACCTGCCTTTCAACCTGCTGGTCTTCTCCATCGGGATCATCATGCTCAAGTGGGGCGCTGCCGGGGAGAAGGGCCGTTTTGATCCGAAAATTCTGCTCAACCCAGGGATCGTTTCGGTCATCATCGGCCTGATCCTCTTCGTCACCTCGATGCGCCCGCCCCTTCCGGTCGCAGGGGCGCTTGAGTCGCTGGGTTCCCTGACCACCCCCCTCTCGATGATCGTGGTCGGAGCGATGCTGGCACGGATCAACCCCGCCGAGGTTTTCGCGGGGTGGCGGGTCTATGCGGTTACGGGAGCGCGCCTTCTCCTGATGCCGGTCATCGTCTGGGCCGTTCTCGTGCCCTTCGTCCATGACCCCTATCTGCTGGGAGTGCCGGTGATCATGGCGGCGATGCCCGCCGCTGCCTTTGCGGCGATCCTCGCAGAAGAATGTCACACCGATACGAAATTGGCTTCCCAGGGAGTGTTTCTCTCAACGCTTTTCTGTGTTGGGACCATTCCGTTTGTCGCCCTCCTGGTCGCCTGA
- a CDS encoding YwbE family protein codes for MNGQHRKDIKPGITVDIVLKADQKTGKRTRGVVAAILTNSSFHPHGIKVRLRDGKVGRVQEILAPSGDQEGDKRNGPNTEKR; via the coding sequence ATGAACGGACAACATCGCAAAGACATCAAACCCGGGATTACTGTGGACATCGTCCTGAAAGCAGACCAGAAAACCGGAAAACGTACCCGGGGCGTCGTCGCAGCCATCCTCACCAACTCGTCCTTTCATCCCCATGGGATCAAAGTCCGCCTCAGGGACGGCAAGGTGGGGAGGGTCCAGGAGATCCTCGCACCTTCAGGCGACCAGGAGGGCGACAAACGGAATGGTCCCAACACAGAAAAGCGTTGA